From one Verrucomicrobiota bacterium genomic stretch:
- the hisH gene encoding imidazole glycerol phosphate synthase subunit HisH: MNPRLGLIDYGSGNLRSVTKALERVGAQVARLGDGGQISDFAALVLPGVGSFGDSVKQLHARRMFEPVREWIREGRPFLGVCLGYQLLFERSEESPGVAGLGVLAGVVKRFAAGTPGTLKVPHIGWNQVTWRRAVRERFTALPERAYVYFVHSYYPEPADASVVAGTAEYGASFAAAVATKNVFATQFHPEKSQDAGLTILQEFVRSLA; encoded by the coding sequence ATGAACCCTCGGTTAGGCTTAATTGATTACGGCTCGGGCAACCTGCGGAGCGTGACGAAGGCGCTGGAACGCGTCGGCGCACAGGTGGCCCGGCTTGGTGATGGTGGCCAGATTAGTGATTTCGCCGCCCTGGTTTTGCCGGGGGTCGGTTCGTTCGGAGATTCGGTTAAGCAGCTGCACGCGCGGAGGATGTTTGAGCCCGTGCGAGAGTGGATCAGAGAAGGACGGCCTTTTCTTGGCGTCTGCCTCGGTTACCAGCTCCTCTTCGAACGCAGCGAGGAAAGCCCGGGTGTAGCCGGGTTGGGTGTCTTGGCCGGAGTCGTAAAGCGGTTTGCCGCCGGCACCCCCGGCACCCTTAAGGTGCCGCACATCGGCTGGAACCAGGTAACCTGGCGCCGTGCGGTCCGTGAACGTTTCACCGCGTTACCGGAACGCGCCTACGTGTACTTCGTGCATTCTTATTATCCGGAACCGGCCGATGCTTCAGTCGTCGCGGGCACGGCAGAGTACGGCGCCTCTTTTGCCGCCGCAGTCGCAACCAAGAACGTATTCGCAACGCAGTTTCACCCCGAAAAAAGCCAGGATGCGGGTCTAACCATCCTGCAGGAGTTTGTGAGGTCGTTGGCATGA
- the hisA gene encoding 1-(5-phosphoribosyl)-5-[(5-phosphoribosylamino)methylideneamino]imidazole-4-carboxamide isomerase has translation MIILPAIDLYDGQVVRLRQGKLEEKQVYSDDPLAFARCWEEEGGNCLHVVDLNAAFTGEQKNLHIVKRLVGSLNIPVQVGGGVRSMEAAAALLEAGAARVVAGTKAVQDPEFVPALTEKFGGAQVAVSVDVRDGRVAVKGWAETTSLHALDFVRRLDQQGVGTLIFTDIATDGMLTGPSIPQLIEVLRHFRGQVISSGGVASIEDVRSLAGLHGLYGLIIGRAIFDGTIDLGEAVAAAAVASAAQGAVG, from the coding sequence ATGATTATTCTACCCGCCATTGATTTATACGACGGTCAAGTGGTCCGGCTTCGCCAAGGCAAGCTGGAAGAAAAACAGGTCTATTCCGACGACCCGCTGGCGTTTGCCCGTTGTTGGGAAGAAGAAGGAGGCAATTGCCTCCACGTAGTCGACTTGAATGCCGCCTTCACGGGTGAGCAGAAGAATCTGCACATCGTCAAGCGGCTGGTCGGATCACTGAATATCCCCGTGCAGGTAGGCGGGGGGGTGAGGTCGATGGAAGCGGCTGCCGCGTTGCTTGAGGCCGGTGCCGCTCGCGTGGTGGCGGGAACCAAAGCCGTCCAGGATCCGGAGTTTGTGCCGGCGTTGACCGAAAAATTCGGGGGCGCGCAGGTTGCCGTCAGCGTCGACGTGCGGGATGGCAGGGTTGCCGTAAAAGGCTGGGCGGAGACCACCTCCTTGCACGCGCTGGACTTCGTGCGCAGGCTCGATCAGCAGGGGGTCGGCACCCTGATTTTCACCGACATTGCGACTGATGGGATGCTGACGGGGCCGAGCATCCCGCAACTGATTGAGGTGCTCAGGCATTTCCGCGGTCAGGTTATCTCCAGCGGTGGCGTCGCCAGCATCGAAGACGTAAGATCACTCGCCGGTCTTCACGGCCTGTACGGGCTGATCATCGGCAGAGCAATTTTCGACGGGACGATCGACCTGGGCGAAGCCGTGGCGGCTGCGGCCGTGGCCTCCGCTGCGCAAGGCGCCGTCGGTTAG